A DNA window from Streptomyces sp. CA-278952 contains the following coding sequences:
- a CDS encoding ankyrin repeat domain-containing protein yields MSETPDPEVVELATKVFDLARAGDTEALTAYVEAGVPANLTNDRGDTLLMLAAYHGHAGTVAALVARDADPDRANDRGQTPLAGAVFKGEDAVVDALLAAGADPAAGTPSALDTARMFGKTDLLERFGAR; encoded by the coding sequence ATGAGCGAAACCCCTGATCCCGAGGTGGTCGAGCTGGCGACCAAGGTCTTCGACCTGGCCCGCGCCGGCGACACCGAGGCGCTCACCGCGTACGTCGAGGCCGGAGTCCCCGCCAACCTCACCAACGACCGGGGCGACACGCTGCTCATGCTCGCCGCCTACCACGGGCACGCCGGGACGGTCGCCGCCCTCGTCGCCCGTGACGCCGACCCGGACCGGGCCAACGACCGGGGCCAGACCCCGCTGGCCGGAGCCGTCTTCAAGGGCGAGGACGCCGTCGTCGACGCGCTGCTCGCCGCCGGCGCCGACCCGGCCGCAGGAACACCGTCCGCGCTGGACACGGCCCGGATGTTCGGCAAGACCGACCTGCTGGAACGCTTCGGTGCCCGGTGA
- a CDS encoding HEAT repeat domain-containing protein — protein sequence MFDPFIAPSGTLLGLLQRGRGDGTLHALAAPRPEALAALNHCVVSDPRHDWQVENRSLYYARLYLDLDGGIEEIERHLADPDDHLDTDDSRTGLALSVLGHLASYGRDDALALLRRYAATGANWAWALDELALRDDDAGLRSLALPVLARFPATDQGSADLAAAVRDSFEPRPWRLWADDPRAAVGARVRAAGEQGSFDRWQRQMRPGGPRPGWSVQAVFDWAQQALERGSELHVPAARCLSAVAGPDDLPLIVEAARSGPEGACCAALHYLAEAGDPAVLDLIEAAAVSPARTVADTAIAAFERMTCDDAVERARRWAHRPDALGASAAGVLACRGTAQDAPQVLGALREAVRGDGPDAPRLWTLVDGAGRLGIACASPVLRHVYRETSSSHLRGRAARALAATDPSYPTGFAVECLWDCEETTREVAALHAETGDVRVAERLRRLAADPAEEAEVQTAVRSRIGPDAPAL from the coding sequence ATGTTCGATCCGTTCATAGCGCCGAGCGGCACCCTGCTCGGCCTGTTGCAGAGGGGCCGCGGCGACGGCACGCTCCACGCGCTCGCCGCACCGCGCCCCGAGGCCCTCGCGGCTCTCAACCACTGCGTCGTGAGCGACCCCCGTCACGACTGGCAGGTGGAGAACCGCTCTCTCTACTACGCGCGCCTCTACCTCGACCTCGACGGTGGTATCGAGGAGATCGAGCGACACCTCGCCGATCCCGACGACCACCTCGACACGGACGACTCCCGGACCGGTCTGGCGCTGTCCGTCCTCGGCCACCTCGCCTCCTACGGGCGCGACGACGCCCTGGCCCTGCTCCGCCGCTACGCGGCGACCGGAGCCAACTGGGCCTGGGCCCTGGACGAACTCGCCCTGCGCGACGACGACGCCGGCCTGCGCTCCCTCGCGCTGCCCGTCCTCGCCCGCTTCCCGGCCACCGACCAGGGCTCGGCCGACCTCGCCGCCGCCGTACGGGACTCCTTCGAGCCGCGCCCCTGGCGGCTGTGGGCCGACGACCCGCGCGCGGCGGTCGGCGCCCGGGTCAGGGCCGCCGGCGAACAGGGCTCGTTCGACCGATGGCAGCGCCAGATGCGCCCCGGGGGTCCCCGCCCCGGCTGGAGCGTCCAGGCCGTCTTCGACTGGGCCCAGCAGGCCCTGGAGCGCGGCAGCGAACTGCACGTCCCCGCGGCCCGCTGCCTCTCCGCCGTCGCCGGACCCGACGACCTGCCCCTGATCGTCGAGGCCGCCCGCAGCGGCCCCGAAGGCGCATGCTGCGCCGCCCTGCACTATCTCGCGGAGGCGGGCGACCCCGCCGTCCTCGACCTCATCGAGGCCGCCGCCGTCAGCCCCGCCCGCACCGTCGCCGACACGGCCATCGCCGCCTTCGAGCGGATGACCTGCGACGACGCCGTGGAACGGGCCCGGCGCTGGGCCCACCGCCCCGACGCCCTCGGGGCCTCGGCCGCCGGAGTGCTCGCCTGCCGAGGCACCGCCCAGGACGCTCCCCAAGTCCTCGGCGCGCTGCGGGAGGCCGTACGCGGCGACGGACCCGACGCCCCCCGGCTGTGGACGCTGGTCGACGGAGCGGGCCGCCTCGGCATCGCCTGCGCCTCGCCCGTGCTGCGCCACGTCTACCGCGAGACGTCCTCCTCGCACCTGCGGGGCAGGGCCGCCCGCGCCCTGGCCGCCACCGACCCGTCCTACCCGACCGGGTTCGCGGTGGAGTGCCTCTGGGACTGCGAGGAGACCACCCGCGAGGTGGCCGCCCTGCACGCCGAGACCGGAGACGTCCGCGTCGCCGAACGCCTGCGCCGCCTCGCCGCCGACCCGGCCGAGGAGGCCGAGGTCCAGACGGCGGTACGGAGCCGGATCGGGCCGGACGCACCGGCTCTCTGA
- a CDS encoding DUF4240 domain-containing protein, whose protein sequence is MDVNEWWGLVERARDAAGDRADDRDPPDDPLPGALTDVLASLEPARITAFAVTAVDVTRSAYRWPLWNAAYLIEGGCGDDGFMDFRDGLALLGRETFTRAVADPDTLAGLPVVIRMSRGERGWIGYESLNAPIAEAYHRLRGESASLDAAVEAALRDRIRPADPAGESWDAEDATANRRHLPRLAALFQD, encoded by the coding sequence ATGGACGTCAACGAGTGGTGGGGGCTCGTCGAGCGGGCTCGCGACGCGGCCGGGGACCGGGCGGACGACCGGGACCCGCCCGACGACCCCTTGCCCGGAGCCCTGACCGACGTACTCGCCTCCCTGGAGCCGGCGCGGATCACGGCCTTCGCCGTCACCGCCGTGGACGTGACCCGGTCCGCCTACCGGTGGCCCCTGTGGAACGCGGCCTACCTCATCGAGGGAGGCTGCGGCGACGACGGCTTCATGGACTTCCGCGACGGGCTCGCCCTGCTCGGCCGGGAGACCTTCACCCGAGCGGTGGCCGATCCGGACACGCTGGCCGGACTGCCGGTGGTGATCCGGATGAGCCGGGGAGAGCGCGGCTGGATCGGATACGAGTCCCTGAACGCCCCGATCGCCGAGGCCTACCACCGTCTCCGGGGCGAGAGTGCCTCCCTCGACGCCGCAGTCGAAGCGGCGCTGCGCGACCGCATACGCCCGGCGGACCCGGCGGGCGAGAGCTGGGACGCCGAGGACGCCACCGCGAACCGCCGCCATCTGCCCCGGCTGGCAGCGCTCTTCCAGGACTGA